In the Malaya genurostris strain Urasoe2022 chromosome 1, Malgen_1.1, whole genome shotgun sequence genome, one interval contains:
- the LOC131431473 gene encoding protein farnesyltransferase subunit beta produces MCTEQARDLSEIKRFQTNEEGRKTATTTDQIKTESSVERLYSRYEQLAAMDPSLPTLTRMDHARYLEISLERLSSGYECLDCSRPWLVYWILNAASVLGVKFTDSLLNRVVDFLIKCRSQNGGFAGGPGQDPHLAPTYAAVNALCIIGTDKALNAINRRTLKEFLWTVREPNGAFRMHVGGELDVRGAYCAISSAKLATFSAEDESRLFEGTANWIAECQTYEGGFGGTPDLEAHGGYSFCAAAALVILGGEEKCDLNALLRWAVNRQMAYEGGFQGRTNKLVDGCYSFWQGALIPIVQSLMARKEGRPEIMDTVLFHRMALQEYVLICCQKPSGGLIDKPGKPADLYHTCYTLSGLAVAQHCETNKPPVVLGHPDNEILPTHPVHNIPPKAVIDAYKYFLNNELLEPDRVNGHCNGGGGDDIEMKDCPMDDTSESSRKRAETPAGDTDSMSGISAGADLQEEQSVETASESSSACSSERSSAERSQS; encoded by the exons ATGTGTACCGAACAAGCTCGTGACCTATCGGAGATCAAACGTTTCCAAACCAACGAGGAAGGACGTAAAACAGCAACAACTACGGATCAG ATTAAAACGGAGTCGTCGGTCGAACGGCTCTACAGCAGATATGAACAGCTGGCAGCAATGGACCCATCCCTGCCGACACTTACTCGTATGGATCATGCTCGTTATTTAGAAATCTCACTAGAAAGATTGTCCTCAGGATACGAATGTTTGGATTGTAGCCGTCCTTGGTTGGTTTACTGGATCTTGAATGCCGCTAGCGTTTTGGGAGTAAAGTTCACCGACAGTTTACTTAACCGAGTAGTGGATTTTTTAATAAA GTGCCGCAGCCAGAATGGTGGATTCGCAGGTGGTCCCGGTCAGGATCCGCATCTAGCACCTACTTATGCAGCGGTTAACGCTCTTTGTATTATTGGAACAGATAAAGCCCTTAACGCCATCAATCGTAGAACACTGAAGGAGTTTCTTTGGACAGTTCGTGAACCAAACGGTGCCTTTCGAATGCACGTCGGAGGAGAGCTGGATGTACGTGGAGCatattgtgcaatttcatctgcAAAGCTAGCTACCTTCTCGGCAGAAGATGAATCTCGCCTGTTCGAGGGGACAGCAAACTGGATTGCTGAGTGTCAAACATACGAAGGAGGTTTCGGTGGAACTCCAGATTTGGAGGCTCACGGAGGATATTCGTTTTGTGCGGCAGCAGCTCTTGTTATCCTAGGTGGGGAAGAAAAATGTGACCTGAACGCTCTGCTGCGGTGGGCTGTGAACCGCCAAATGGCATATGAAGGTGGTTTCCAAGGTCGTACAAACAAACTAGTCGACGGATGTTATTCATTCTGGCAGGGAGCTTTGATTCCGATTGTCCAGAGTTTAATGGCTCGGAAAGAGGGGCGACCAGAAATTATGGACACAGTGCTGTTCCATCGGATGGCCTTGCAGGAGTATGTGCTCATCTGCTGTCAAAAGCCATCCGGTGGTTTAATTGATAAACCAGGAAA ACCAGCAGATCTGTATCACACTTGCTATACTCTGAGCGGACTTGCTGTTGCACAGCACTGCGAAACAAATAAACCTCCCGTAGTACTGGGACATCCTGACAATGAAATACTGCCAACTCATCCGGTCCATAACATCCCTCCAAAAGCGGTTATCGATGCATATAAATACTTTCTGAACAACGAACTTCTGGAGCCGGACCGCGTCAACGGTCACTGTAACGGTGGTggtggtgacgatatcgagatgAAAGATTGTCCAATGGACGATACAAGCGAATCAAGCAGAAAGCGCGCCGAAACCCCTGCCGGGGACACAGACTCGATGTCCGGCATCAGCGCTGGGGCCGATCTGCAGGAGGAACAATCGGTGGAGACAGCCTCCGAATCGTCGAGTGCGTGCAGCAGTGAACGATCCTCAGCAGAGAGGTCTCAATCTTGA